A region of Sugiyamaella lignohabitans strain CBS 10342 chromosome A, complete sequence DNA encodes the following proteins:
- a CDS encoding gag-pol fusion protein (Retrotransposon TYA Gag and TYB Pol genes; transcribed/translated as one unit; polyprotein is processed to make a nucleocapsid-like protein (Gag), reverse transcriptase (RT), protease (PR), and integrase (IN); similar to retroviral genes; GO_component: GO:0005737 - cytoplasm [Evidence IEA,IEA,IEA]; GO_component: GO:0005634 - nucleus [Evidence IEA,IEA]; GO_component: GO:0005634 - nucleus [Evidence IDA] [PMID 9448009]; GO_component: GO:0000943 - retrotransposon nucleocapsid [Evidence ISS] [PMID 9582191]; GO_function: GO:0005524 - ATP binding [Evidence IEA]; GO_function: GO:0003677 - DNA binding [Evidence IEA]; GO_function: GO:0003887 - DNA-directed DNA polymerase activity [Evidence IEA,IEA]; GO_function: GO:0003887 - DNA-directed DNA polymerase activity [Evidence ISS] [PMID 9582191]; GO_function: GO:0003723 - RNA binding [Evidence IEA,IEA]; GO_function: GO:0003723 - RNA binding [Evidence ISS] [PMID 9582191]; GO_function: GO:0004523 - RNA-DNA hybrid ribonuclease activity [Evidence IEA]; GO_function: GO:0003964 - RNA-directed DNA polymerase activity [Evidence IEA,IEA]; GO_function: GO:0003964 - RNA-directed DNA polymerase activity [Evidence ISS] [PMID 9582191]; GO_function: GO:0004190 - aspartic-type endopeptidase activity [Evidence IEA]; GO_function: GO:0003824 - catalytic activity [Evidence IEA]; GO_function: GO:0004519 - endonuclease activity [Evidence IEA]; GO_function: GO:0016787 - hydrolase activity [Evidence IEA]; GO_function: GO:0046872 - metal ion binding [Evidence IEA]; GO_function: GO:0004518 - nuclease activity [Evidence IEA]; GO_function: GO:0003676 - nucleic acid binding [Evidence IEA]; GO_function: GO:0000166 - nucleotide binding [Evidence IEA]; GO_function: GO:0016779 - nucleotidyltransferase activity [Evidence IEA]; GO_function: GO:0008233 - peptidase activity [Evidence IEA]; GO_function: GO:0008233 - peptidase activity [Evidence ISS] [PMID 9582191]; GO_function: GO:0004540 - ribonuclease activity [Evidence ISS] [PMID 9582191]; GO_function: GO:0016740 - transferase activity [Evidence IEA]; GO_process: GO:0015074 - DNA integration [Evidence IEA,IEA]; GO_process: GO:0006310 - DNA recombination [Evidence IEA]; GO_process: GO:0006261 - DNA-dependent DNA replication [Evidence IEA,IEA]; GO_process: GO:0090502 - RNA phosphodiester bond hydrolysis, endonucleolytic [Evidence IEA]; GO_process: GO:0006278 - RNA-dependent DNA replication [Evidence IEA,IEA]; GO_process: GO:0008152 - metabolic process [Evidence IEA]; GO_process: GO:0090305 - nucleic acid phosphodiester bond hydrolysis [Evidence IEA]; GO_process: GO:0006508 - proteolysis [Evidence IEA]; GO_process: GO:0032196 - transposition [Evidence IEA]; GO_process: GO:0032197 - transposition, RNA-mediated [Evidence ISS] [PMID 9582191]; GO_process: GO:0019076 - viral release from host cell [Evidence IEA]): MDEYKTPKERGPLVPSSSQSLPTIRPVEPTATSQESVQSVTFSRDTEMLKRINQSLEKDPKYSKILQHFRNPQHSPFPGDKKEKLRYSYKNEILRYLGKIVVGVDEELHEDLIKLFHDHWIGGHHGIRRTRRALTKVFTWPNISEYVEKYVKSCLTCQKFRIRNHAPYGLLKPLPIPDRPFQSISLDFVTTLPESGPRKSTQILVIVDRFSKYVQCYPCSTNTNAIELATCMKDYFDRFGPPDTIISDRGTQFTSNFWRSFTASRDIKLQFSTAYHPQTDGQTERMNREVIRHIAKYINPQHNNWSELLSEATFAINTTYNESIKNSPYKVVFGFEPNIHFNFEAAEAYPTMEAKLAHQADLHNSTKDIIRHSQQQQAKYHNKHRVHKVFKLTDRVLLSTDKLNHDRGPKRKFDRKWIGPFTIAAKVNDNAYRLLLPKSWRNNPVFNVDQLELYQENLVHRKKYDPHIEEDIDYYDNNPLGITDLIRTEHFGKQIKYLASVRTKYATESQYFTLEQLKDYKDLVWLLHNRSPTDPKPPHLDKFLNHLEGGS; the protein is encoded by the coding sequence ATGGACGAGTACAAAACTCCTAAAGAAAGGGGTCCTCTGGTACCATCATCCTCGCAATCATTGCCCACCATACGACCGGTGGAACCGACAGCTACTTCTCAGGAGTCAGTACAATCTGTGACCTTTTCACGCGACACAGAGATGCTCAAAAGGATAAACCAATCTCTGGAGAAAGATCCTAAGTACTCAAAAATTCTTCAACACTTCCGTAATCCCCAACACAGCCCATTCCCAGGCGACAAGAAGGAAAAACTTCGTTATTCTtataaaaatgaaattttGCGTTATCTGGGAAAAATTGTCGTAGGAGTGGATGAAGAGTTACATGAGGATTTGATTAAACTTTTCCACGATCATTGGATTGGCGGTCATCACGGAATTCGTCGCACGAGACGAGCCTTAACTAAAGTTTTCACATGGCCCAACATCAGCGAATATGTGGAAAAATACGTAAAAAGCTGCTTGACATGCCAGAAATTCCGAATACGAAACCACGCACCATACGGCCTACTAAAGCCGTTACCGATCCCCGATCGCCCCTTCCAATCCATATCATTAGATTTTGTAACGACCTTACCGGAATCTGGTCCCCGGAAGTCAACCCAAATTCTAGTGATAGTCGATCGTTTCAGCAAATACGTCCAGTGTTACCCATGCTCCACCAATACAAACGCCATAGAACTCGCAACATGTATGAAAGATTACTTCGACCGTTTTGGTCCTCCTGACACCATCATCTCAGATAGGGGCACGCAATTTACATCAAACTTTTGGCGATCATTCACCGCCAGTCGAGATATTAAACTTCAGTTCTCCACGGCCTACCATCCTCAGACGGATGGTCAGACAGAACGCATGAACAGGGAAGTCATACGCCATATCGCGAAATATATCAACCCTCAACACAACAATTGGTCGGAATTATTGTCAGAAGCCACCTTTGCCATCAACACCACTTATAATGAATCTATTAAGAACAGCCCTTATAAGGTAGTGTTTGGGTTCGAACCCAATATTCATTTCAATTTTGAAGCCGCGGAAGCTTACCCAACAATGGAAGCCAAGTTAGCACACCAGGCGGACCTCCACAACAGCACTAAGGACATAATTCGACAcagccaacagcagcaagctAAATATCACAACAAACATCGAGTTCACAAGGTTTTCAAACTGACGGATCGAGTGTTACTTTCCACGGACAAGCTTAACCATGACCGAGGTCCAAAACGTAAATTCGATAGGAAATGGATTGGACCCTTCACGATTGCGGCAAAAGTCAATGACAATGCTTACCGTCTATTGCTACCCAAGTCTTGGCGCAATAACCCCGTGTTTAACGTAGACCAGTTGGAACTATATCAGGAAAACTTGGTGCATCGGAAGAAATATGACCCGCACATCGAAGAAGATATCGATTATTATGACAATAATCCCCTCGGCATCACCGATCTCATTCGAACTGAGCATTTCGGCAAGCAGATCAAATATCTCGCTTCAGTCCGCACCAAGTACGCAACGGAGTCACAATACTTCACCTTGGAACAGCTCAAGGATTACAAAGATCTTGTCTGGCTTCTACACAACAGATCACCTACGGATCCTAAGCCTCCTCACCTCGATAAATTCCTGAACCACCTGGAAGGCGGTTCATAA
- the RPS18B gene encoding ribosomal 40S subunit protein S18B (Protein component of the small (40S) ribosomal subunit; homologous to mammalian ribosomal protein S18 and bacterial S13; RPS18B has a paralog, RPS18A, that arose from the whole genome duplication; protein abundance increases in response to DNA replication stress; GO_component: GO:0005737 - cytoplasm [Evidence IEA,IEA]; GO_component: GO:0022627 - cytosolic small ribosomal subunit [Evidence IBA]; GO_component: GO:0022627 - cytosolic small ribosomal subunit [Evidence NAS] [PMID 9559554]; GO_component: GO:0005622 - intracellular [Evidence IEA]; GO_component: GO:0005739 - mitochondrion [Evidence IDA] [PMID 16823961]; GO_component: GO:0030529 - ribonucleoprotein complex [Evidence IEA]; GO_component: GO:0005840 - ribosome [Evidence IEA,IEA]; GO_function: GO:0003723 - RNA binding [Evidence IEA,IEA]; GO_function: GO:0003676 - nucleic acid binding [Evidence IEA]; GO_function: GO:0019843 - rRNA binding [Evidence IEA]; GO_function: GO:0003735 - structural constituent of ribosome [Evidence IEA]; GO_function: GO:0003735 - structural constituent of ribosome [Evidence NAS] [PMID 9559554]; GO_process: GO:0002181 - cytoplasmic translation [Evidence NAS] [PMID 9559554]; GO_process: GO:0000447 - endonucleolytic cleavage in ITS1 to separate SSU-rRNA from 5.8S rRNA and LSU-rRNA from tricistronic rRNA transcript (SSU-rRNA, 5.8S rRNA, LSU-rRNA) [Evidence IMP] [PMID 14627813]; GO_process: GO:0006407 - rRNA export from nucleus [Evidence IGI] [PMID 16246728]; GO_process: GO:0006412 - translation [Evidence IEA]): MYALTTIRGVGRRYANLICKKADVDLSKRAGELTVEELERIVTIIQNPTQYKVPAWFLNRQRDVVDGKDSHLLVNQLDNKLREDLERLKRMRAHRGLRHYWGLRVRGQHTKTTGRRGRSAPTGKK; this comes from the coding sequence ATGTACGCCTTGACCACCATCCGTGGTGTTGGTCGTCGTTACGCCAATCTTATCTGTAAGAAGGCCGATGTTGACCTCAGCAAGCGTGCTGGTGAGTTGACCGTTGAAGAGCTCGAGAGAATCGTCACCATCATCCAAAACCCCACTCAATACAAGGTCCCCGCTTGGTTCCTTAACAGACAAAGAGACGTTGTTGACGGTAAGGACTCGCACCTCCTCGTCAACCAACTTGACAACAAGCTCCGTGAGGACTTGGAGCGTCTCAAGAGAATGAGAGCCCACAGAGGTCTCAGACACTACTGGGGTCTCCGTGTCCGTGGTCAACACACCAAGACCACcggcagaagaggcagatCCGCCCCTACTGGCAAGAAATAA